In the Candidatus Hydrogenedentota bacterium genome, one interval contains:
- a CDS encoding DegT/DnrJ/EryC1/StrS family aminotransferase, with amino-acid sequence MHDDTLAIDGGKPVATGPFPPPWLGPAAIGEEEAEAVAAVVRSQFLFRFLDHENSKCTQLENLFRRMTGCEHALAVGGGTAALICGLTGIGVGDGDEVIVPGFTYIASASAVLICGAVPVIAEIDETFTIDPEDVERKVTPRTKAVMPVHMRGIPCDMDRILDVARRHNLLVIEDCAQACGGRYKGEALGSLGDVGCFSLQQYKVITAGEGGMVVTHRREVFERAAIRHDSAMCFWNPADTTIGPFPGENCRMNEMEGALGCVQFGRMDAILERTRALYRRIHEGIADCPGIRPRRSPDPEGDCGIAVAILLESGDRARRFAEALNAEGIPAASIYDRGIPDRHIYCYWEYVMGKRSSDAHGRPWTSPLHDQTREYRPDMCPGTLDILGRAVIISLAQTFEDQHADWIIRGIRKVARGLR; translated from the coding sequence ATGCACGACGACACGCTCGCGATAGACGGAGGAAAGCCGGTGGCCACGGGCCCTTTCCCCCCGCCCTGGCTGGGACCTGCGGCGATCGGCGAAGAAGAAGCGGAAGCGGTGGCTGCGGTGGTGCGCAGCCAGTTCCTGTTTCGTTTTCTCGACCATGAAAACTCAAAGTGCACGCAACTGGAGAACTTGTTCAGGCGAATGACCGGCTGCGAGCACGCGCTGGCCGTCGGCGGCGGCACGGCCGCGCTGATTTGCGGGCTGACCGGAATCGGAGTCGGGGACGGCGATGAGGTTATTGTGCCGGGCTTCACCTACATCGCGTCGGCGTCGGCCGTGTTGATTTGCGGGGCGGTTCCCGTCATCGCGGAAATCGACGAGACGTTCACCATCGACCCGGAAGACGTCGAGAGAAAGGTCACGCCGCGCACAAAGGCGGTCATGCCCGTGCACATGCGCGGCATTCCCTGCGACATGGACCGCATCCTGGACGTTGCGCGGCGGCACAATCTGCTGGTGATTGAAGACTGTGCGCAGGCGTGCGGCGGCCGCTACAAAGGAGAGGCGCTGGGCTCGCTTGGCGATGTCGGCTGCTTCAGTCTGCAGCAATACAAGGTCATCACCGCGGGCGAAGGCGGCATGGTAGTGACGCATCGCCGCGAGGTATTCGAGCGCGCGGCAATCCGCCACGATTCCGCCATGTGCTTCTGGAATCCCGCCGACACCACCATCGGCCCGTTCCCCGGCGAAAACTGCCGGATGAACGAAATGGAGGGCGCGCTCGGTTGCGTGCAGTTCGGGCGCATGGACGCCATACTCGAACGCACCCGCGCGTTATACCGCCGCATCCACGAAGGCATCGCGGATTGCCCCGGTATAAGGCCGCGCCGTTCCCCGGACCCAGAAGGGGACTGCGGCATCGCGGTTGCTATCCTGCTCGAATCCGGCGACCGCGCCAGGCGTTTTGCGGAAGCGCTGAACGCCGAAGGGATCCCGGCGGCCAGCATTTACGACCGCGGCATTCCCGACCGCCATATCTACTGCTACTGGGAGTACGTGATGGGAAAACGCTCCAGCGACGCGCATGGCCGCCCCTGGACGTCACCGCTCCACGACCAGACGCGCGAGTACCGGCCGGACATGTGCCCCGGGACCCTGGATATCCTGGGCCGCGCGGTCATCATTTCTCTCGCGCAGACTTTCGAAGACCAGCACGCCGACTGGATCATCCGGGGTATCCGCAAGGTCGCGCGCGGCCTTCGATGA
- a CDS encoding rhamnose:proton symporter: MVADNPLLGTFLHAFGACAAALCYTPQQKLRGWSWQTYWLAQASICWLIAPIAGAWLTIPDLGQVLSAAPKHAMTITFLLGVVYGVGGTAFGLAIKHIGYSLTYAIAIGISCVLGTLAGPILGGTLQELIQKQGASWVMTGMLVGFAGTLLCGVAGRWKEQELLAGTGTTGTFSLGKGLALCLLAGVLSAIYGVAVNDTGKPIAETAARFGAGHWEMNVVYIFSNTGAFCTTLAYTLWLGFRQKTFGEFRQPAGAVPGALRMNYAMALLTGCLWYSQFLFYGLGHVRMGQFKFSSWAIHMIMLILFSALAGVALREWHGRRLPTRAAIAGAIVVLVTAVLMLTYGNWLGEQAAIP, from the coding sequence ATGGTAGCCGACAACCCCCTGCTGGGAACATTTCTTCATGCCTTTGGCGCGTGCGCCGCCGCGCTGTGCTACACGCCCCAACAGAAGCTCCGCGGGTGGTCGTGGCAGACCTATTGGCTGGCCCAGGCTTCCATTTGCTGGCTCATCGCGCCGATAGCCGGCGCGTGGCTGACCATCCCCGACCTGGGCCAGGTGCTGAGCGCCGCGCCGAAACACGCCATGACCATCACGTTCCTGCTGGGCGTGGTTTATGGCGTGGGCGGAACCGCGTTCGGCCTCGCCATCAAACACATCGGATACTCCCTGACCTACGCGATTGCGATTGGCATTTCGTGCGTGCTCGGCACGCTCGCCGGGCCCATTCTTGGCGGCACGCTGCAGGAGTTGATTCAGAAGCAGGGCGCGAGCTGGGTCATGACCGGGATGCTGGTCGGTTTTGCGGGCACGCTGCTCTGCGGTGTCGCGGGCCGTTGGAAAGAGCAGGAGCTGCTCGCCGGAACCGGAACCACGGGGACTTTTTCGCTGGGCAAGGGCCTGGCGCTGTGCCTGCTTGCGGGCGTGCTGTCGGCGATTTACGGAGTGGCGGTTAACGACACGGGCAAGCCCATCGCGGAAACGGCGGCGAGGTTCGGCGCGGGGCATTGGGAAATGAACGTGGTGTATATCTTCTCGAACACCGGCGCATTCTGCACGACTCTGGCGTACACGCTGTGGCTCGGATTCCGGCAGAAGACCTTCGGGGAATTCCGGCAGCCCGCCGGCGCCGTACCGGGCGCGCTTCGGATGAATTACGCCATGGCCCTGCTGACCGGCTGCCTCTGGTACTCGCAGTTTCTGTTTTACGGGCTGGGCCATGTGCGCATGGGCCAGTTCAAGTTCTCCAGCTGGGCCATCCACATGATCATGCTGATTCTGTTCAGCGCCCTGGCAGGCGTGGCGTTGCGCGAGTGGCACGGCCGGCGCCTGCCCACCCGCGCCGCCATCGCGGGGGCCATCGTCGTGCTCGTCACGGCGGTGCTGATGCTGACCTACGGCAACTGGCTCGGCGAACAGGCGGCGATACCGTAG
- a CDS encoding alpha-L-fucosidase gives MKPRRGCSRRHFLATTTVAAAATAGAAAARADGRAPDAPPAAADAKQGNQRLGVEALQAWEALGYGMFLHYGMSTFVGKELPSGNDPVSLYAPTALDVGQWVSVARDAGMKYAVLTTKHVAGHCLWPTKHTDYSVANSADKTDVVEKFVTACRDKGVLPGFYYCSWDNHNRFGSRTWSDGQDCYTTSTYQTFQTAQVTELLTQYGPIAETWIDIPGALGRGYRTFLYNHIASLQPETVIMMNSGISDQENYNVDYAWPSDIIAIERSLPPEGGYKRWREIEGKEYYMPGEICDPIGKEWFWVEGDMPRSDDVLLGLHQAARKFGVNLLLDVPPDRRGVIPKESVDALTRLRRNAGI, from the coding sequence ATGAAACCAAGAAGGGGCTGTTCACGAAGGCATTTCCTGGCAACCACAACGGTTGCCGCGGCCGCCACCGCGGGCGCGGCTGCCGCGCGGGCGGACGGGCGCGCGCCGGACGCGCCCCCAGCCGCGGCGGACGCAAAACAGGGCAATCAGCGGCTCGGCGTGGAAGCGCTGCAGGCGTGGGAGGCGCTCGGCTACGGCATGTTCCTCCATTACGGCATGAGCACCTTTGTCGGAAAGGAATTGCCCAGCGGCAATGACCCGGTGTCGCTCTATGCGCCCACGGCCCTCGATGTCGGACAGTGGGTCTCCGTGGCGCGGGACGCGGGCATGAAATACGCCGTGCTCACGACCAAACACGTCGCGGGGCACTGCCTGTGGCCCACGAAGCACACGGACTACTCCGTCGCGAACAGCGCGGACAAGACCGACGTGGTCGAGAAGTTCGTCACCGCCTGCCGTGACAAGGGCGTGCTGCCGGGGTTCTATTACTGTTCGTGGGACAACCACAACCGCTTTGGCAGCCGCACGTGGTCCGATGGCCAGGATTGCTACACCACGTCAACCTACCAGACCTTTCAGACCGCGCAGGTCACGGAACTGCTCACGCAGTACGGGCCTATCGCCGAAACGTGGATCGACATTCCCGGCGCGCTCGGGCGCGGGTACCGCACCTTTCTCTACAACCACATTGCGTCGCTCCAGCCCGAAACGGTCATCATGATGAACAGCGGCATCTCGGACCAGGAAAACTACAACGTGGACTATGCGTGGCCGTCGGACATCATCGCCATCGAGCGCAGCCTCCCGCCCGAGGGCGGATACAAGAGATGGCGCGAAATCGAAGGCAAGGAATACTACATGCCGGGCGAGATTTGCGACCCGATCGGCAAGGAATGGTTCTGGGTCGAAGGAGACATGCCCCGGAGCGATGATGTCCTGCTGGGCCTGCACCAGGCGGCGCGCAAGTTCGGTGTCAATCTTCTCCTCGATGTGCCGCCCGACCGGCGCGGCGTCATTCCAAAGGAGTCCGTGGACGCCCTGACGCGTCTGCGCAGAAACGCGGGCATTTGA